In Candidatus Coatesbacteria bacterium, the genomic stretch CACCCATGGCAACTCGGGCTGCCGCCGCGAGGTCCCGCTGACCATGGCCGCGATTCTCAACGCCGGGGTCACGCCGGTGGTCTACGACCGGGGCAGCGTCGGCGCCTGCGGCGACCTGTCGCCGATGGCCCAGATGGCCCTGGTGATCATGGGCGAGGGCGAGGCCTTCTATCAGGGTGAGCGTCTGCCCGCCGCCAAGGCCCTCGAGCGCGCCGGGGTCAAGCCGATCACCTTCCAGGCCCGCGACGGCCTGGCCGCCATCAACGGCTCCAATTTCATCACCGGTCTGGGCTCCCTGCTGTTGCTCGAGATGGAGAGCTGGATCAAGACCCACGACATCGCCGCGGCGCTGACCCTCGAGGTGCTCAACGTCAACATGTCGGGCTACGATCCCCGGCTGCACGCCGCCCGCGGCCACCAGGGCTCCATCGACACCGCCGAGAACATCCGCCGCCTGACCGAGGGCTCGCCCCTGCTTCAGCGGGAGGGCAAGAAGGTCCAGGACGCCTACTCGCTGCGCTCGACGCCCCAGTCGGCCGGCCCGGCCCGCACCGCCCTGCGCCACGCCCGCGAGGTCTTCCTCACCGAACTCAACGGCGTCGGCGACAACCCCGTTTTCTTCCCCGACGACGACGCCGTCGTCTCCGGGGCCAACTTCCAGGGTACACCGATGGCCCTGGCACTCGAGTACGCCTCGATGTCCATGGTCACCGCCGGTGTGCTCTCCGAGCGACGGCTCAACCGGCTGATGAACCCCGCCCTTTCCCAGGGCCTGCCCGGCTTCCTGACCCACGGCGGCGGGATGTTCTCC encodes the following:
- a CDS encoding histidine ammonia-lyase encodes the protein MAVVIKGGGMTLEELHRIAVGREKVEIDSAALERVDNCRAMCQKKIDNHEIMYGVTTGIGEFSETVLTPEQTQEYQKYLIYSHAAGIGEPVPEEWVRAAMASRINVITHGNSGCRREVPLTMAAILNAGVTPVVYDRGSVGACGDLSPMAQMALVIMGEGEAFYQGERLPAAKALERAGVKPITFQARDGLAAINGSNFITGLGSLLLLEMESWIKTHDIAAALTLEVLNVNMSGYDPRLHAARGHQGSIDTAENIRRLTEGSPLLQREGKKVQDAYSLRSTPQSAGPARTALRHAREVFLTELNGVGDNPVFFPDDDAVVSGANFQGTPMALALEYASMSMVTAGVLSERRLNRLMNPALSQGLPGFLTHGGGMFSGLMLSQYTAGALVCESRVLSTPAAVGSIPAAADQEDFVSMGWTTTLKTRQIMNLLPGVLGIELIAACQARDFRGVDFAPATGKVYELIREHVDHLEADRPLFDDNNAAAELVRSGAVLRAAESAVGALK